A segment of the Pseudoalteromonas sp. DL-6 genome:
CGGGTTATCAGTGTGCCCGCCTGTGTAACCAGAACATACACTGAGCACCCCTCTAACACGCCTAAATGCCGCGTCAATACACCAAAAACAGCCGCCGCCTAGTGTTGCTACCTGTGTGGTCGAACTCATAAGTACTTCCTCAATTGTATGGTTATATGCACCAGAAAATAGCGCCGTAACAGCTAATTACGACGCTCAGAGTGAGTTAGATCTCTTTAAGTGGTTTTTCAGCTGCTTGTTTATCCAGCTTTTGCTGTAAAAACTCTGGTGATTGCGTATTACGTGCTAAGGCATAATAAGCAGCAGGTACAACAAACAGAGTCAGTATGGTGGCAACTGTTACACCGGTAAATACCACCACACCAATAACCATTCTGCTTTCTGAGCCAGGGCCTGAGGCCAACACCAAAGGCACAGCGCTCATAACTGTGGTCAGTGAGGTCATAATAATAGGACGTAAACGCTGGGTAGCGGCCTGCAAAATAGCTTCACTAAATTCCAACCCTTTATCACGTAACTGATTGGTAAATTCGACAATCAGTATACCGTTTTTAGCGCTTAACCCAATGAGCATCACAATCCCTATTTGACTGTATATGTTAAGTGTTAAGCCCATACTCCATAGCCCAAACATGGCGCCCATTAACCCAAGCGGAACGGTAAGCATAATAACAAACGGGTGCATAAAACTTTCAAACTGAGCAGCGAGCACTAAAAAGGTCACGGTCAATGCCAACACAAACACATAGGTCATGGCTGAGGCACCTTCATAAAACAACTGCGACTCACCTTTGTAGTCAATGGCACCATCAATGTCGTTTTCCTCTGCGGCAACATTGTTTAAAAAGTTTAGTGCTTGTTCTAGTGTGTAACCATCAGCTAGGTTGGCACTTAAGGTAATTGCACGCATACGGTTATAGCGGTTTAAACGCGAGGCGGTAGCTTCTTCTTTTAAGCTTATTAGGCTATCGAGTGGCACGAGTTCATTGCTACGAGATTTAAGGTAAATATTTGAAATATCAGTTGGGTTTGCAAAGTCTTCTTTGGTTCCCTTTAAGATTACATCGTATTCTTCACCGCGGTCAATAAAGGTGGTTACTCGGCGTTGACCAAGCATGGTTTCAAGTGTACGCCCCACATCTGAGACTGATACGCCTAAGTCTGCAGCTTTATTTTTATCAATACTCACCAAGAATTGTGGAAAGGTTTCTTTATAATCATGGTCAATTCGCACTAATCCAGGGTTTTTTTCAGCACGTTTAATAATTCTATCGCGCCAATCAGCTAGCTGAGCATAATCATTACCTTGTAAAACAAACTCTATTGGTCGTGATGAACCACCACCGCCAATACCACGGCGCATAATTGCAAAAGCACGTACATCGGTGACCTCTCGCATTTTACCGCTTATTTCATCCATGACTTCCCAAGTTGAGCGTTTGCGTTTATCCCAATCCGCCATACCAACAATGGCTACACCACCACTGCCACCCCAGCCAGGAACTCGCACTAAAACTCTACTTAGTTCGCCAGATTCAGAGTAAGGCATTAAGCGCTCTTCAATTTTTGCCATATTGGCGGCATTATTCTCATAACTAGCGCCTTCAGGGCCATTCATAAGCACAAAGAAAGTGCCACGGTCTTCTTTAGGGGTAAGTTCAGACGGTATTTGTAAAAATAATGAATAACTAACAAACCCAGCCAAAACTAAGCTCAGCATTAAGCCCCATTTTCTGGTCATGTTTGACGCTAAAGCGTTACGGTATCCATTTTCTAATTTAGTAAAAAAGCGGTCCATGACTTGGCTAAATTTACTTTCTTTTTCAGAGGCCTTTAACACCTTTGAACACAATGCCGGAGAGAGTGTTAATGCAGTAATGCTGGAGAAAAACACGGCAGCACTCACCGCCATTGCAAACTCTGTAAATAGTGCGCCTATTCGTCCTTCCATAAACACTAATGGTACAAACACAGAGATCAGCACTAGGGTGGTGGCTATAATTGCAAAGCCCACTTCGCGGGCGCCGCGATAAGCCGCTAATAAAGGCGGTTCACCAAGTTCAATGCGGCGGTGAATATTCTCTAGCATTACAATGGCGTCATCTACCACTAAGCCTATTGCTAATACCAGTGCTAGTAGAGTTAATAAGTTAATTGAATAACCCATTGCTAATAAAAACATAAAACTACTGACTAGAGCCACCGGTACGGTAACCGCTGGAATAAGTGTGGCGCGAATATTACCTAAAAATATAAAGATAATAAGCACGACTAACCCCATAGAAATTGCTAAAGTTTTATAAACCTCATTAATTGACTCTTTAATAAATACCGAAGAGTCGTAACTGTCTTCTATGGTGGTGCCTTCTGGTAGGTTACGCTTAATCTTTTCCAGTTCACTGCGGGCATTATCAACTACTGTAAGAGTATTTGCTTTGGCTTGTTTAACAATACCCATACCTATCATATTACGGCCATTTCCGCGGAATAAACTTTCATCATCGGCGGCTTCTAATTTTACGTCAGCCACTTCGCCAAGACGTACTAAATAGCCATCTTCACCTCGTTTAATAACCAGGTTTTGAAAATCGCGTTGATTTTTGTAACTGCGTGCGGTGCGCACAGTAAAATCACGGTCTACCGATTCAATTTCACCCGCCGGAAGCTCTACATTTTCACTACGCAGTGTTTGCTCTATATCACTAGAGGTAATACCACGGGCTGCCATTGCTTGGCGGTTGAGCCATACTTTCATGGCATACTTTCGCTCACCCCCAATAC
Coding sequences within it:
- a CDS encoding efflux RND transporter permease subunit — protein: MKITDTSVKRPVFAIVINLLLLTFGLVAFSMLPLREYPDIETPIVNISTEYTGASAEIIETKITQVIENRISGIEGIKSINSSSRNGRSNITIEFNISRDIDDASNDVRERVARALDSLPEQVRPPEVSKSNSDESPIAWFVLNSETMDSLQLSDYAQRFIVDRLAVVDGVSNVRIGGERKYAMKVWLNRQAMAARGITSSDIEQTLRSENVELPAGEIESVDRDFTVRTARSYKNQRDFQNLVIKRGEDGYLVRLGEVADVKLEAADDESLFRGNGRNMIGMGIVKQAKANTLTVVDNARSELEKIKRNLPEGTTIEDSYDSSVFIKESINEVYKTLAISMGLVVLIIFIFLGNIRATLIPAVTVPVALVSSFMFLLAMGYSINLLTLLALVLAIGLVVDDAIVMLENIHRRIELGEPPLLAAYRGAREVGFAIIATTLVLISVFVPLVFMEGRIGALFTEFAMAVSAAVFFSSITALTLSPALCSKVLKASEKESKFSQVMDRFFTKLENGYRNALASNMTRKWGLMLSLVLAGFVSYSLFLQIPSELTPKEDRGTFFVLMNGPEGASYENNAANMAKIEERLMPYSESGELSRVLVRVPGWGGSGGVAIVGMADWDKRKRSTWEVMDEISGKMREVTDVRAFAIMRRGIGGGGSSRPIEFVLQGNDYAQLADWRDRIIKRAEKNPGLVRIDHDYKETFPQFLVSIDKNKAADLGVSVSDVGRTLETMLGQRRVTTFIDRGEEYDVILKGTKEDFANPTDISNIYLKSRSNELVPLDSLISLKEEATASRLNRYNRMRAITLSANLADGYTLEQALNFLNNVAAEENDIDGAIDYKGESQLFYEGASAMTYVFVLALTVTFLVLAAQFESFMHPFVIMLTVPLGLMGAMFGLWSMGLTLNIYSQIGIVMLIGLSAKNGILIVEFTNQLRDKGLEFSEAILQAATQRLRPIIMTSLTTVMSAVPLVLASGPGSESRMVIGVVVFTGVTVATILTLFVVPAAYYALARNTQSPEFLQQKLDKQAAEKPLKEI